A region from the Kryptolebias marmoratus isolate JLee-2015 linkage group LG9, ASM164957v2, whole genome shotgun sequence genome encodes:
- the tmem35 gene encoding transmembrane protein 35A yields MASPRTVTIVALSFALGLFFVFMGTIKLTPRLSKDAYSEMKRAYKSYAKALPGLKKVGISSVLLRKIIGSLEVGCGVVLTLVPGRPKDVANFLLLLVMLAVLFFHQLVGDPLKRYAHALVFGILLTCRLLIARQSDDRPEREDSREEQHVNDQERNKVKQS; encoded by the exons ATGGCCTCGCCGAGGACGGTGACCATAGTGGCCCTTTCCTTTGCTCTGGGTTTATTCTTCGTGTTCATGGGGACCATTAAGCTCACCCCGAGACTGAGCAAAGACGCCTACAGCGAGATG AAAAGAGCGTACAAGAGCTACGCCAAGGCGCTGCCGGGCCTGAAGAAGGTCGGGATCAGCTCGGTGCTGCTCCGCAAGATCATCGGCTCCCTGGAAGTGGGCTGCGGCGTGGTGCTGACGCTGGTGCCGGGCCGGCCGAAGGACGTGGCcaacttcctgctgctgctggtcatGCTGGCCGTCCTGTTCTTCCACCAGCTCGTGGGGGACCCCCTGAAGCGCTACGCCCATGCCCTGGTGTTCGGCATCCTGCTCACCTGCCGGCTGCTCATCGCCCGCCAGAGTGATGACCGGCCCGAGCGCGAGGACAGCCGGGAGGAGCAGCACGTCAACGACCAGGAAAGGAACAAAGTCAAGCAGTCCTAA
- the cenpi gene encoding centromere protein I isoform X1 — MAASLNSSESDRSSLGGQSASSRSNNRSLRVAEKERRRNEAEDPFVLALKYFSVVEAGTPVVGNDDFENNLVLVERTAYSQGLSPEAISIMLEFAMSLRMGTAPCARVLKCLIPASVVPQEAVVRAAVWLSVGKIPISTQVLFIKWVLTVFDMIDAKDQLRAIYGFIFSFVTEENLCPFICHLLYLLTQKESVRVYRVRKLLELQSKLGRQPFLLHLLSLYKVFCPELVTLSIPSRMRGAFRNHVSPWKAALTAVQKRNGSLAGSSVSPALAVRDKSGSRKRKHCHLQLPALTSVASDGARSEQTSSRTLVPLAHLQSFDQLLKNVHRIELPAQMGSLLGSSVALQYLDCIQDESALLRLNFWLGCALHEEFLFCGDGATQTSEALQFLSRLLSAQHFLQEGFSSSDAFLYKFLNVWDGSLLRPQILCLLSNIPVIPSSQIRKLLFEPLTQLFFTSSLFFKCGLVECLNNMLLKWLTWHSVYALEDDLDISLNSHTSLNITLSGFKDSVMELIHFVGHLASVGLQLEGCHALLLSFVLDFYETVCDTFLKFGLPLVVMPPAGVFYPAFFATDPVSVDRLAHIMHRYKVNLTSAKRQEKQKEQAFHISRQTFQEFNHCVVFMVNCLWNSRMFYPGSDVQPGEELLLGSGVPRYWASFDFIHHPAFVSYALDFHQKCWPSRKEMDLSSIKDSKPWSWYLDYLFSQGFDGLKDFLKSNISRQAAAVDEQQR, encoded by the exons ATGGCAGCGTCGCTAAACTCGTCGGAGTCAGACCGGTCGTCTCTGGGCGGCCAGTCTGCGTCCAGCCGGAGCAACAACAGAAGCCTGCGGGTCGCGGAGAAGGAGCGGAGGAGGAACGAGGCGGAGGACCCGTTTGTTCTGGCCCTGAAGTACTTCTCTGTCG TTGAAGCGGGGACACCTGTGGTTGGCAACGATGACTTTGAGAACAACCTGGTCCTGGTGGAGAGGACGGCCTACAGCCAGGGGCTTTCCCCGGAGGCCATTTCTATCATGCTGGAGTTCGCCATGAGCCTCCGTATGG GGACTGCCCCGTGTGCTCGGGTGCTGAAGTGTCTGATTCCTGCCTCGGTGGTGCCACAGGAGGCCGTCGTTCGAGCAGCAGTTTGGCTAAGTGTCGGCAAAATACCCATCAGCACTCAG gTTCTTTTCATAAAGTGGGTGTTGACCGTGTTTGACATGATCGACGCGAAAGATCAGCTTCGAGCCATTTACGGCTTCATCTTCAGCTTCGTCACAGAGGAGAACCTG TGCCCGTTCATTTGCCATTTATTGTACCTGCTGACCCAGAAGGAAAGTG tccGAGTCTACAGAGTGAggaagctgctggagctgcagtCTAAACTG GGAAGGCAGCCGTTCCTCCTGCACCTGCTGTCGCTTTATAAAGTCTTCTGTCCCGAGCTGGTGACGCTCTCCATCCCGTCCCGGATGAGG GGCGCCTTCAGGAACCACGTGTCCCCCTGGAAGGCGGCGCTGACTGCCGTCCAGAAGAGGAACGGTTCCCTCGCCGGCTCCTCCGTCAGCCCGGCCCTCGCCGTCAGAGATAAGAGCGGCTCCAGGAAACGG AAACACTGCCACCTGCAGCTGCCAGCTCTGACGTCGGTCGCCAGCGACGGCGCTCGGAGCGAGCAGACGTCCAGCAGAACCCTGGTCCCCCTGGCCCACCTCCAGTCCTTCGATCAGCTGCTGAAAAATGTTCATCGCATCGAG CTGCCCGCTCAGATGGGCTCGCTCCTGGGGTCCAGCGTGGCTCTGCAGTACCTGGACTGCATTCAGGATGAGTCCGCCCTCCTGCGCCTCAACTTCTGGCTGGGCTGCGCGCTACACGAAG aGTTTCTGTTCTGCGGTGACGGAGCCACCCAGACCTCCGAGGCGCTCCAGTTTTTGAGCAGGTTGCTGTCGGCTcagcacttcctgcag GAGGGGTTTTCCAGTTCTGATGCTTTTCTCTACAAATTCCTCAACGTTTGGGACGGCTCTCTGCTGCGTCCGCAGATCCTCTGCCTCCTGAGCAACATTCCCGTCATTCCGAGCTCAC AAATCAGGAAACTTCTGTTCGAGCCGCTCACGCAGCTTTTCTTCACATCCTCGCTGTTTTTCAAG TGCGGACTCGTGGAGTGTTTGAACAACATGCTGCTGAAGTGGCTGACGTGGCATTCGGTCTACGCCCTGGAGGACGACCTGGACATCAGTCTCAACAGCCACACGTCCCT GAACATCACCCTGTCGGGGTTCAAGGACTCAGTGATGGAGCTGATTCACTTCGTGGGTCACCTGGCGTCGGTGGGCCTTCAGCTGGAGGGCTGCCACGCCCTCCTCCTCAGCTTCGTCCTGGATTTCTATGAAACC gtgtgcgACACCTTCCTGAAGTTCGGCCTTCCCCTCGTGGTGATGCCTCCTGCCGGAGTTTTCTACCCGGCCTTTTTTGCCACCGACCCAGTCAGCGTTGACCGGCTGGCCCACATCATGCACAG GTACAAAGTGAATTTGACATCAGCCAAGCGtcaggagaaacagaaagag CAGGCCTTCCACATCAGCCGGCAGACCTTCCAGGAGTTCAACCACTGCGTGGTGTTCATGGTGAACTGCCTGTGGAACTCCAGGATGTTCTACCCGGGTTCGGACGTGCAGCCGggggaggagctgctgctcggGAGCGGCGTCCCGCGGTACTGGGCCAGCTTCGACTTCATCCACCACCCGGCCTTCGTGAGCTACGCTTTGGACTTCCACCAGAAG TGTTGGCCGAGCAGGAAGGAAATGGACCTCAGCTCCATAAAG gactCAAAGCCGTGGAGCTGGTACCTGGACTATCTGTTCAGTCAGGGCTTCGACGGCCTGAAAGACTTTCTTAAGAGCAACATCAGCCGGCAGGCGGCGGCAGTTGACGAGCAGCAGAGGTAG
- the cenpi gene encoding centromere protein I isoform X2: MAASLNSSESDRSSLGGQSASSRSNNRSLRVAEKERRRNEAEDPFVLALKYFSVVEAGTPVVGNDDFENNLVLVERTAYSQGLSPEAISIMLEFAMSLRMGTAPCARVLKCLIPASVVPQEAVVRAAVWLSVGKIPISTQVLFIKWVLTVFDMIDAKDQLRAIYGFIFSFVTEENLCPFICHLLYLLTQKESVRVYRVRKLLELQSKLGRQPFLLHLLSLYKVFCPELVTLSIPSRMRGAFRNHVSPWKAALTAVQKRNGSLAGSSVSPALAVRDKSGSRKRKHCHLQLPALTSVASDGARSEQTSSRTLVPLAHLQSFDQLLKNVHRIELPAQMGSLLGSSVALQYLDCIQDESALLRLNFWLGCALHEEFLFCGDGATQTSEALQFLSRLLSAQHFLQEGFSSSDAFLYKFLNVWDGSLLRPQILCLLSNIPVIPSSQIRKLLFEPLTQLFFTSSLFFKCGLVECLNNMLLKWLTWHSVYALEDDLDISLNSHTSLNITLSGFKDSVMELIHFVGHLASVGLQLEGCHALLLSFVLDFYETVCDTFLKFGLPLVVMPPAGVFYPAFFATDPVSVDRLAHIMHRYKVNLTSAKRQEKQKEAFHISRQTFQEFNHCVVFMVNCLWNSRMFYPGSDVQPGEELLLGSGVPRYWASFDFIHHPAFVSYALDFHQKCWPSRKEMDLSSIKDSKPWSWYLDYLFSQGFDGLKDFLKSNISRQAAAVDEQQR; encoded by the exons ATGGCAGCGTCGCTAAACTCGTCGGAGTCAGACCGGTCGTCTCTGGGCGGCCAGTCTGCGTCCAGCCGGAGCAACAACAGAAGCCTGCGGGTCGCGGAGAAGGAGCGGAGGAGGAACGAGGCGGAGGACCCGTTTGTTCTGGCCCTGAAGTACTTCTCTGTCG TTGAAGCGGGGACACCTGTGGTTGGCAACGATGACTTTGAGAACAACCTGGTCCTGGTGGAGAGGACGGCCTACAGCCAGGGGCTTTCCCCGGAGGCCATTTCTATCATGCTGGAGTTCGCCATGAGCCTCCGTATGG GGACTGCCCCGTGTGCTCGGGTGCTGAAGTGTCTGATTCCTGCCTCGGTGGTGCCACAGGAGGCCGTCGTTCGAGCAGCAGTTTGGCTAAGTGTCGGCAAAATACCCATCAGCACTCAG gTTCTTTTCATAAAGTGGGTGTTGACCGTGTTTGACATGATCGACGCGAAAGATCAGCTTCGAGCCATTTACGGCTTCATCTTCAGCTTCGTCACAGAGGAGAACCTG TGCCCGTTCATTTGCCATTTATTGTACCTGCTGACCCAGAAGGAAAGTG tccGAGTCTACAGAGTGAggaagctgctggagctgcagtCTAAACTG GGAAGGCAGCCGTTCCTCCTGCACCTGCTGTCGCTTTATAAAGTCTTCTGTCCCGAGCTGGTGACGCTCTCCATCCCGTCCCGGATGAGG GGCGCCTTCAGGAACCACGTGTCCCCCTGGAAGGCGGCGCTGACTGCCGTCCAGAAGAGGAACGGTTCCCTCGCCGGCTCCTCCGTCAGCCCGGCCCTCGCCGTCAGAGATAAGAGCGGCTCCAGGAAACGG AAACACTGCCACCTGCAGCTGCCAGCTCTGACGTCGGTCGCCAGCGACGGCGCTCGGAGCGAGCAGACGTCCAGCAGAACCCTGGTCCCCCTGGCCCACCTCCAGTCCTTCGATCAGCTGCTGAAAAATGTTCATCGCATCGAG CTGCCCGCTCAGATGGGCTCGCTCCTGGGGTCCAGCGTGGCTCTGCAGTACCTGGACTGCATTCAGGATGAGTCCGCCCTCCTGCGCCTCAACTTCTGGCTGGGCTGCGCGCTACACGAAG aGTTTCTGTTCTGCGGTGACGGAGCCACCCAGACCTCCGAGGCGCTCCAGTTTTTGAGCAGGTTGCTGTCGGCTcagcacttcctgcag GAGGGGTTTTCCAGTTCTGATGCTTTTCTCTACAAATTCCTCAACGTTTGGGACGGCTCTCTGCTGCGTCCGCAGATCCTCTGCCTCCTGAGCAACATTCCCGTCATTCCGAGCTCAC AAATCAGGAAACTTCTGTTCGAGCCGCTCACGCAGCTTTTCTTCACATCCTCGCTGTTTTTCAAG TGCGGACTCGTGGAGTGTTTGAACAACATGCTGCTGAAGTGGCTGACGTGGCATTCGGTCTACGCCCTGGAGGACGACCTGGACATCAGTCTCAACAGCCACACGTCCCT GAACATCACCCTGTCGGGGTTCAAGGACTCAGTGATGGAGCTGATTCACTTCGTGGGTCACCTGGCGTCGGTGGGCCTTCAGCTGGAGGGCTGCCACGCCCTCCTCCTCAGCTTCGTCCTGGATTTCTATGAAACC gtgtgcgACACCTTCCTGAAGTTCGGCCTTCCCCTCGTGGTGATGCCTCCTGCCGGAGTTTTCTACCCGGCCTTTTTTGCCACCGACCCAGTCAGCGTTGACCGGCTGGCCCACATCATGCACAG GTACAAAGTGAATTTGACATCAGCCAAGCGtcaggagaaacagaaagag GCCTTCCACATCAGCCGGCAGACCTTCCAGGAGTTCAACCACTGCGTGGTGTTCATGGTGAACTGCCTGTGGAACTCCAGGATGTTCTACCCGGGTTCGGACGTGCAGCCGggggaggagctgctgctcggGAGCGGCGTCCCGCGGTACTGGGCCAGCTTCGACTTCATCCACCACCCGGCCTTCGTGAGCTACGCTTTGGACTTCCACCAGAAG TGTTGGCCGAGCAGGAAGGAAATGGACCTCAGCTCCATAAAG gactCAAAGCCGTGGAGCTGGTACCTGGACTATCTGTTCAGTCAGGGCTTCGACGGCCTGAAAGACTTTCTTAAGAGCAACATCAGCCGGCAGGCGGCGGCAGTTGACGAGCAGCAGAGGTAG
- the xkrx gene encoding XK-related protein 2, with the protein MCEVAMEEEQDREISDIERSSSVGENGLVVVVNHGRVHPPVSVVLATVLYCAELVAASILCAIYHASDDVIWTGFTIAFMLVPAVLIQLTLTYIHRDLGRDRPLVLFLHLLLLGPVIRCFEALWLYFKAGKKEEPYVTLSRKISLKKGQQTPMELEIGQTERMLATHRNAFKRTAIIQAFLGSTPQLTLQLYATVQEKYVLPTRQALMIITLISITYGALVCNVLAIQVKYDEYKVRLRPAAYLCMTLWRGLEIATRVTALVLFSTALTYWVILVGGLNLLFFFFLPWAKFWRRGGSLSHVMEKNLSKLGTAVVLCMFTLLYACINVFCWSAVQLDLTHRELIERKQGWGGLAKYYSARFVENFALITLWYFFKSDFYEYVCAPLLVVQLLVCYSLAVLFMLLFYQFCHPCRRLFTYNVQDCLRCVCCRQEGRGAAAGRRSHVPPSYSAAATMVLASEEPQELLEPQNSHPPSSQPGERETDC; encoded by the exons ATGTGTGAGGTGGCcatggaggaggagcaggacagGGAGATCTCGGACATCGAGCGGAGCTCCTCCGTGGGGGAGAAcgggctggtggtggtggtgaacCACGGCCGGGTCCACCCTCCGGTCAGCGTGGTTCTGGCCACCGTGCTGTACTGCGCCGAGCTCGTGGCCGCCTCGATCCTCTGCGCGATCTACCACGCGAGCGACGACGTCATCTGGACGGGCTTCACCATCGCCTTCATGCTGGTGCCCGCCGTGCTCATCCAGCTCACCCTGACCTACATCCACAGGGACCTGGGGCGGGACCGGCCCCTGGTTCTGTTCCTgcacctgctgctgctcggCCCGGTGATCCG GTGTTTCGAGGCCCTGTGGCTCTACTTCAAGGCGGGTAAGAAGGAGGAGCCGTACGTCACGCTGTCCAGGAAGATCAGCCTGAAGAAGGGCCAGCAGACGCCCATGGAGCTGGAGATTGGCCAGACGGAGCGCATGCTGGCCACGCACCGGAACGCCTTCAAGCGCACGGCGATCATCCAGGCCTTCCTGGGCTCCACGCCGCAACTGACGCTGCAGCTGTACGCCACCGTCCAGGAGAAATACGTCCTCCCCACGAGAC AGGCGCTGATGATCATCACCCTGATCTCCATCACGTACGGCGCTCTGGTGTGCAACGTGCTGGCCATCCAGGTGAAGTACGACGAGTACAAGGTGCGCCTGCGCCCCGCCGCCTACCTGTGCATGACTCTGTGGAGAGGCCTGGAGATCGCCACCCGGGTCACGGCTCTGGTCCTGTTCAGCACGGCGCTCACCTACTGGGTGATCCTCGTCGGCGGCCTCAacctgctcttcttcttcttcctgcccTGGGCCAAGTTCTGGAGGCGCGGCGGCTCCCTGAGCCACGTGATGGAGAAGAACCTGTCCAAGCTGGGCACGGCGGTGGTGCTGTGCATGTTCACGCTGCTGTACGCCTGCATCAACGTGTTCTGCTGGTCGGCGGTGCAGCTCGACCTGACCCACCGCGAGCTCATCGAGCGGAAGCAGGGCTGGGGTGGCCTGGCCAAGTACTACTCGGCGCGCTTCGTGGAGAACTTTGCCCTCATCACGCTCTGGTACTTCTTCAAGTCGGACTTCTACGAGTACGTGTGCGCCCCGCTGCTGGTGGTGCAGCTGCTGGTCTGCTACAGCCTGGCCGTGCTCTTCATGCTGCTCTTCTACCAGTTCTGCCACCCCTGCAGGCGCCTCTTCACGTACAACGTGCAGGACTGCCTGCGCTGCGTCTGCTGCCGCCAGGAGGGGCGCGGGGCGGCGGCGGGCCGGAGGAGCCACGTGCCGCCTTCGTACTCCGCCGCCGCCACCATGGTGCTGGCTTCGGAGGAGCcgcaggagctgctggagcctCAGAACTCGCATCCTCCCAGCAGCCAGCCGGGGGAGCGAGAGACGGATTGTTGA
- the arl13a gene encoding ADP-ribosylation factor-like protein 13A, giving the protein MDVDPLLYQVQRRWWLLCSPCSPRGNMFNLMSNCCSWVSKIQEPVRKVTLLVVGLDRAGKTSSIRGMFRVPSGVDTGPTRGCIRTELRVENCLVTLLDAGGSVELRGAWRELCGEAHGVVFVVDSSDRQRMKEAREVLADLLKQPRVAGKPVLVLANKQDKMNALVGSELIEVLSLEKLVNQSRSLCHIEPCSALMDLRRWSDRRTLRGLRWLLRAVCLDYPELCARVAQDSKRPPEPRDRDRKAKPEKVQKKPKAERMRSSKSDLRQGHRPREKKSRAEGKLQPIRSILQTETTLKNKLRTKTRKKSVKAQKGERDEEALEQEREEEEEAEGNEGEQENSIHRDRASSALIPPKKGKLKRRTRVREETLDATELAENDEAPLKAKGEKRKKKKLGKVKRKNKINTEGTPGACSQPVDLSSTFDLYRKAILALKERQDQGQRP; this is encoded by the exons ATGGACGTAGACCCGCTCCT GTACCaggtccagagaagatggtggCTGCTCTGCTCACCTTGTTCTCCCCGAGGAAACATGTTCAACCTGATGAGCAACTGCTGCAGCTGGGTCTCCAAGATCCAGGAGCCGGTCAG GAAGGTGACGCTTCTTGTTGTTGGACTCGACAGAGCGGGAAAGACGTCCTCCATCAGAGGGATGTTCAGAG TTCCCAGCGGCGTGGACACGGGGCCGACCCGCGGCTGCATCAGAACCGAGCTGAGGGTGGAGAACTGCCTGGTCACCCTGCTGGACGCCGGCGGGTCCGTGGAGCTGCGCGGCGCCTGGAGGGAGCTCTGCGGAGAAGCTCACGGTGTCGTCTTCGTGGTGGACTCCAGCGACAGGCAGAGGATGAAGGAGGCCAGGGAGGTCCTGGCTGACCTGCTGAAGCAGCCGAGGGTGGCGGGGAAACCTGTCTTAGT GTTGGCCAACAAGCAGGACAAGATGAACGCTTTGGTGGGAAGTGAGCTGATTGAGGTTCTGTCCTTGGAGAAGCTGGTCAACCAGAGCCGCTCTCTGTGCCATATT GAGCCCTGTTCAGCCTTAATGGACCTGCGGCGCTGGTCGGACAGGAGGACTCTGCGAGGCCTTCGCTGGCTGCTGCGAGCCGTGTGCCTGGATTACCCGGAGCTCTGCGCCCGGGTGGCCCAGGACAGCAAGAGGCCTCCGGAGCCCAGAGACCGGGACAGGAAAGCCAAGCCCGAGAAAGTccagaaaaaacccaaagccGAACG AATGCGATCCAGTAAGTCCGACCTGCGTCAGGGTCATCGACCCCGGGAGAAGAAGAGCAGAGCCGAGGGGAAGCTGCAGCCCATCCGGAGTATTCTGCAAACG GAGACAACGCTGAAGAACAAGCTGAGGACAAAGACGAGGAAGAAGTCCGTTAAGGCCCAGAAGGGCGAACGAGACGAAGAGGCTCTGGAACAGGAAcgggaagaggaagaggaggctgaaGGAAACGAAGGGGAGCAAGAAAACTCCATCCACAGAGACAGGGCCAGCAGTGCTCTGATCCCGCCAAAGAAAGGCAAACTGAAGCGCAGGACCCGAGTGAGAGAGGAGACGCTGGACGCAACCGAGTTGGCCGAGAACGACGAGGCGCCGCTGAAAG CCAAGggtgaaaagaggaagaagaaaaaacttgggaaggtgaaaagaaaaaacaaaatcaacacagAGGGGACGCCCGGCGCGTGTTCTCAACCCGTCGATCTTTCTTCCACCTTCG ATCTGTACCGGAAAGCAATCCTGGCTCTGAAGGAGCGTCAGGATCAGGGACAGAGGCCGTGA